The following proteins come from a genomic window of Microbacterium sulfonylureivorans:
- the guaA gene encoding glutamine-hydrolyzing GMP synthase produces MTEQTETSQRPVLVVDFGAQYAQLIARRVREAGVYSEIVPHTASAAEIAEKNPVGIILSGGPSSVYEPGAPALDTGVFDLGVPTLGICYGFQVMAQALGGEVANTGLREYGATDAAVTGDGGVLLGGQPVDQNVWMSHGDQVSRAPEGFDVLASTSATPVAAFGSDEKRFYGVQWHPEVKHSDHGQQVIENFLHKAAGLPADWNSGNVIAEQVERIQAQIGSGRVISALSGGVDSAVSTALVHKAVGDQLTAIFVDHGLLRKGEREQVENDYVASTGVRLITIDAREQFLTALEGVSDPEQKRKIIGREFIRSFEAAERELVAEAAADGEPIRFLVQGTLYPDVVESGGGTGTANIKSHHNVGGLPEDLQFELVEPLRTLFKDEVRAIGRELGLPEAIVARQPFPGPGLGIRIVGEVTADRLEILRDADAIAREELTKAGLDGEIWQCPVVLLADVRSVGVQGDGRTYGHPIVLRPVSSEDAMTADWTRLPYDVLARISNRITNEVREVNRVVLDVTSKPPGTIEWE; encoded by the coding sequence TTGACCGAGCAGACCGAAACCTCCCAGCGTCCCGTCCTGGTCGTCGACTTCGGTGCGCAGTACGCGCAGCTGATCGCCCGGCGCGTGCGCGAGGCGGGCGTGTACAGCGAGATCGTGCCGCACACCGCATCGGCCGCCGAGATCGCGGAGAAGAACCCGGTCGGCATCATCCTCTCGGGCGGTCCGTCGTCGGTCTACGAGCCGGGCGCCCCCGCCCTCGACACCGGCGTGTTCGACCTCGGGGTTCCGACGCTCGGCATCTGCTACGGCTTCCAGGTGATGGCGCAGGCCCTCGGCGGAGAGGTCGCCAACACCGGCCTGCGCGAGTACGGGGCGACGGATGCCGCGGTCACCGGTGACGGCGGCGTGCTGCTGGGCGGCCAGCCGGTCGACCAGAACGTGTGGATGAGCCACGGCGACCAGGTGTCGCGCGCTCCCGAGGGCTTCGACGTGCTCGCGTCGACATCGGCGACCCCCGTGGCGGCGTTCGGCAGCGACGAGAAGCGCTTCTACGGTGTGCAGTGGCATCCCGAGGTCAAGCACTCCGACCACGGCCAGCAGGTCATCGAGAACTTCCTCCACAAGGCCGCGGGGCTCCCGGCCGACTGGAACAGCGGCAATGTCATCGCCGAGCAGGTCGAGCGCATCCAGGCGCAGATCGGCTCCGGTCGCGTGATCTCCGCCCTCTCCGGCGGCGTCGACTCCGCCGTGTCGACGGCGCTCGTGCACAAAGCCGTCGGCGACCAGCTGACCGCGATCTTCGTCGACCACGGGCTGCTGCGGAAGGGCGAGCGCGAGCAGGTCGAGAACGACTACGTCGCATCGACCGGCGTGCGCCTCATCACGATCGACGCCCGCGAGCAGTTCCTCACCGCGCTCGAGGGCGTCAGCGACCCCGAGCAGAAGCGCAAGATCATCGGCCGCGAGTTCATCCGCTCGTTCGAGGCCGCCGAGCGCGAGCTCGTCGCCGAGGCCGCGGCCGATGGCGAGCCGATCCGCTTCCTCGTGCAGGGCACGCTCTACCCCGACGTCGTCGAGTCCGGCGGCGGCACCGGCACCGCGAACATCAAGTCGCACCACAACGTCGGCGGCCTCCCCGAAGACCTGCAGTTCGAGCTCGTCGAGCCGCTGCGCACGCTCTTCAAGGACGAGGTGCGCGCCATCGGCCGCGAACTGGGCCTCCCCGAGGCGATCGTCGCGCGCCAGCCCTTTCCGGGCCCCGGCCTCGGCATCCGGATCGTCGGTGAGGTCACCGCTGACCGCCTCGAGATTCTGCGTGACGCCGACGCCATCGCGCGGGAAGAGCTGACGAAGGCCGGTCTCGACGGCGAGATCTGGCAGTGCCCGGTGGTGCTGCTCGCCGACGTGCGCTCGGTGGGCGTGCAGGGCGACGGCCGCACCTACGGCCACCCGATCGTGCTGCGCCCCGTCTCGAGCGAAGACGCGATGACCGCCGACTGGACGCGGCTGCCGTACGACGTGCTCGCCCGCATCTCGAACCGCATCACCAATGAGGTGCGCGAGGTCAACCGCGTCGTGCTCGACGTCACGTCGAAGCCGCCGGGGACCATCGAGTGGGAGTGA
- a CDS encoding glycosyltransferase, with the protein MIGDADTTLPDADYVLLGSRVALGLDGGFAVAVPRRLQLLAAAGAVEPLQLSVDGAPPDVHAAQRQEFVDAGLLERTTSARNLFDDVVADPSWLWAAAEPAGAEAPPGERREVTDAAGRPLLSLPVFRDNPEWHLTDAPIIVHGPDGDRWLRGFRGLYVAWLTHIADERRTASGDPGRLLVVIVESRQVGETLVGWADPRVRLVHTVHNSHLPAPHDDPDAPVEGMWRRWLETLDRYDAILWPTRAQRDDVAARFGDPGTFHVVPSTIDLGEEPPAAASRDPRTVVMVNRLAPQKRVDLAIRAWALVVAAVPDACLDVYGDGPLRDELGALIEELGLAHAVRLRGTTDERDAVFDRAAMFLVSTAFEGQGLAIAEALARGLPVVSFDARYGPREAIGDAGVLVAPGDVDGLADAVIGLLLDEERRERLSVAARAAAAAFAPDAVLPALVAALRAAVDTPSRRAG; encoded by the coding sequence GTGATCGGCGACGCCGACACGACACTGCCCGACGCGGACTACGTCCTGCTCGGCAGTCGGGTCGCGCTCGGGCTCGACGGCGGCTTCGCCGTCGCCGTGCCGCGCCGGCTGCAGCTCCTGGCTGCGGCAGGCGCCGTCGAGCCTCTGCAGCTGAGCGTCGACGGCGCTCCGCCCGACGTGCACGCGGCGCAGCGACAGGAGTTCGTCGACGCCGGACTTCTCGAACGGACGACTTCGGCGCGCAACCTCTTCGACGACGTCGTCGCCGACCCGTCCTGGCTCTGGGCCGCGGCCGAGCCCGCGGGTGCGGAGGCGCCCCCCGGAGAGCGGCGAGAGGTGACGGATGCCGCGGGCCGCCCGCTCCTGTCTCTTCCGGTCTTCCGTGACAACCCCGAGTGGCACCTGACGGACGCTCCCATCATCGTCCACGGGCCCGACGGCGATCGGTGGCTGCGCGGATTCCGTGGGCTGTACGTCGCCTGGCTGACGCACATCGCCGACGAGCGCCGCACGGCATCCGGCGATCCCGGCCGCCTGCTCGTCGTGATCGTCGAATCTCGGCAGGTCGGCGAGACCCTGGTCGGCTGGGCCGATCCTCGGGTCCGGCTCGTGCACACGGTGCACAACTCGCATCTGCCGGCGCCGCACGACGATCCCGACGCCCCCGTCGAAGGCATGTGGCGGCGCTGGCTCGAGACGCTCGACCGCTACGACGCGATCCTGTGGCCCACGCGCGCGCAGCGCGACGACGTCGCCGCGCGCTTCGGCGACCCCGGCACGTTCCACGTCGTGCCGAGCACCATCGATCTCGGCGAAGAGCCGCCGGCTGCGGCATCCCGCGACCCGCGCACCGTCGTCATGGTGAACCGCCTCGCGCCTCAGAAACGCGTCGATCTCGCGATCCGCGCCTGGGCCCTCGTCGTGGCGGCCGTGCCCGACGCGTGCCTCGACGTGTACGGCGACGGGCCGCTGCGCGACGAGCTCGGAGCCCTGATCGAGGAGCTGGGCCTTGCGCATGCGGTGCGGCTGCGCGGCACGACCGACGAGCGCGATGCGGTGTTCGACCGTGCGGCGATGTTCCTTGTGTCCACGGCGTTCGAGGGGCAGGGTCTGGCGATCGCCGAGGCCCTCGCGCGCGGACTTCCGGTGGTGTCGTTCGACGCCCGCTACGGCCCGCGCGAGGCGATCGGCGACGCCGGCGTGCTCGTCGCGCCGGGCGACGTCGACGGTCTTGCCGACGCCGTGATCGGACTGCTCCTCGACGAGGAGCGGCGCGAGCGCCTGTCGGTCGCCGCTCGGGCTGCGGCGGCGGCGTTCGCGCCCGATGCTGTGCTCCCCGCTCTCGTCGCCGCACTGCGCGCCGCGGTCGACACCCCCTCCCGCCGCGCGGGATAG
- a CDS encoding ClpP family protease, with product MAEEGKIPMFGADARRELFHQRVLVLDGPLDDDNGTLLATQLLALAAEDEASDISLWIHSPGGSVPSMLAIRDVMRLIPNDIATVALGLACSAGQFLLSAGTPGKRRALPHARILMHQGSAGIGGSTVEVEVQAGDLRHMRDTVLGIIASDTGQPLDRIFEDSLHDRWYTAAEALDYGFIDGIVDDFAQVVPRRRRPAGLGPGAPVGSGAVAA from the coding sequence ATGGCAGAAGAAGGCAAGATCCCGATGTTCGGCGCTGACGCCCGACGCGAGCTGTTCCATCAGCGCGTGCTCGTGCTCGACGGTCCGCTCGACGACGACAACGGCACCCTCCTCGCGACGCAGCTGCTCGCGCTCGCGGCGGAGGACGAGGCATCCGACATCTCCCTCTGGATCCACTCGCCCGGCGGCTCGGTGCCGTCGATGCTCGCGATCCGCGACGTGATGCGCCTCATCCCCAACGACATCGCCACGGTGGCGCTCGGCCTCGCATGCAGCGCGGGCCAGTTCCTCCTGTCGGCAGGCACGCCCGGCAAACGCCGCGCGCTTCCGCATGCCCGGATCCTCATGCACCAGGGCTCGGCGGGAATCGGCGGCTCGACGGTCGAGGTCGAGGTGCAGGCCGGCGATCTCCGGCACATGCGCGACACCGTGCTCGGGATCATCGCATCCGACACGGGTCAGCCGCTCGACCGGATCTTCGAGGACTCGCTCCACGACCGCTGGTACACCGCGGCCGAGGCGCTCGACTACGGATTCATCGACGGCATCGTCGACGACTTCGCGCAGGTCGTGCCGCGACGACGGCGGCCGGCCGGTCTCGGTCCGGGTGCGCCCGTCGGGTCCGGGGCGGTGGCGGCGTGA
- a CDS encoding ClpP family protease, which yields MTSYTIPNVVAQHPRGDRVMDVYSHLLTERVVYLGTGIDAGVANALIAQLLHLDADNPDRDIQLYINCEGGDPAAMLAVYDTMQHVRPDVATTVVGQAIGVGAVMLAAGAAGKRAVLPHARVVLHQPAGQGRGAIPDLILQADELVRVRGDVEAILARHTGKDASQLRADTDRDRVFTASDAVAYGLADRVLAER from the coding sequence GTGACCTCGTACACGATCCCGAACGTCGTGGCGCAGCATCCGCGCGGCGACCGCGTGATGGACGTCTACTCGCACCTGCTCACCGAACGCGTCGTCTACCTCGGGACGGGCATCGACGCCGGGGTCGCGAACGCGCTCATCGCGCAGCTGCTGCACCTCGATGCCGACAACCCCGATCGCGACATCCAGCTCTACATCAACTGCGAGGGCGGAGACCCCGCGGCGATGCTGGCGGTCTACGACACGATGCAGCACGTGCGGCCGGATGTCGCCACCACCGTCGTCGGGCAGGCCATCGGCGTCGGCGCGGTGATGCTGGCAGCCGGCGCCGCGGGCAAGCGCGCCGTGCTGCCCCACGCCCGCGTCGTGCTGCATCAGCCCGCCGGGCAGGGGAGAGGCGCGATCCCCGACCTGATCCTGCAGGCCGATGAGCTCGTGCGCGTGCGCGGGGACGTCGAGGCGATCCTGGCCCGCCACACCGGGAAGGATGCCTCACAGCTGCGAGCCGACACCGATCGCGATCGTGTGTTCACCGCATCGGATGCCGTGGCCTACGGCCTGGCGGACCGGGTGCTCGCCGAGCGCTGA
- a CDS encoding MBL fold metallo-hydrolase — MRLGPNLHRIGNDIVAAYLVVTPDGITVVDAGLPGHWNDLTEELTSIDRSVDDIRGVVLTHGDSDHVGFAERLRRDHGVPVYVHAADADRAKGGDKPKTPMGPMRLGATLGFFTYALRKKGFRTEYLTEVVEVADGDVLDLPGAPRVIGLPGHSPGSIAVHVPLAEAVFVGDALTTRHVLTGHAGMQPAPFTDEPDLALQSLDRLAAVDALWVLPGHGTPWQGSPADVAAAVRAGART; from the coding sequence ATGCGACTCGGACCGAACCTGCACCGCATCGGCAACGACATCGTCGCCGCGTATCTGGTCGTGACGCCCGACGGCATCACGGTCGTCGACGCCGGCCTCCCCGGGCACTGGAACGACCTCACCGAGGAGCTCACGTCGATCGATCGATCGGTCGACGACATCCGCGGCGTCGTGCTCACGCACGGAGACAGCGACCACGTCGGCTTCGCGGAGCGGCTGCGACGCGACCACGGCGTGCCGGTCTATGTGCACGCCGCCGACGCCGACCGGGCGAAGGGCGGCGACAAGCCGAAGACGCCGATGGGCCCGATGCGCCTCGGCGCCACCCTTGGCTTCTTCACCTACGCGCTCCGCAAGAAGGGCTTCCGCACGGAGTACCTCACCGAGGTGGTCGAGGTCGCCGACGGCGATGTGCTCGATCTGCCCGGCGCACCGCGCGTCATCGGCCTTCCGGGCCACTCCCCCGGCAGCATCGCCGTCCACGTCCCGCTCGCCGAGGCGGTGTTCGTCGGCGACGCCCTCACGACGCGCCACGTGTTGACCGGTCACGCCGGCATGCAGCCGGCGCCGTTCACCGACGAGCCCGACCTCGCGCTCCAGTCGCTCGACCGGCTCGCCGCCGTCGACGCACTGTGGGTGCTGCCCGGCCACGGGACGCCGTGGCAGGGTTCGCCCGCCGACGTCGCGGCGGCCGTCCGCGCCGGCGCCCGAACCTGA
- a CDS encoding TetR/AcrR family transcriptional regulator produces the protein MPTPDRTSLAAIVDAGRDVLELGGAAKVTMQAVADRVGVRAPSLYKRVRDRDALLQLVVEATVDDLGARLAASDGSLVGLARGYRSFAHDHPEGFRLMYAMSGSADALRRASEPVLTAARDAVGAEHALDAARLLTAWATGFVNMELAGAFQLGGDVDEAFEYGLERLEVALASPGR, from the coding sequence ATGCCGACACCCGACCGCACGTCGCTCGCCGCCATCGTCGACGCCGGGCGCGATGTGCTCGAACTCGGCGGCGCGGCCAAGGTCACGATGCAGGCCGTCGCCGATCGGGTCGGGGTGCGCGCCCCCTCGCTCTACAAGCGTGTGCGCGACCGCGACGCTCTCCTGCAGCTCGTGGTCGAGGCGACCGTCGACGACCTCGGCGCCCGGCTCGCGGCATCCGATGGCTCGCTCGTCGGGCTCGCCCGCGGCTACCGGTCGTTCGCCCATGATCACCCCGAGGGCTTCCGGCTGATGTACGCGATGTCGGGGAGCGCCGATGCCCTCCGGCGGGCGAGCGAACCGGTGCTGACCGCCGCACGCGACGCGGTCGGCGCGGAGCACGCGCTCGACGCCGCACGCTTGCTGACGGCATGGGCGACCGGCTTCGTCAACATGGAGCTCGCCGGCGCGTTCCAGCTCGGGGGCGACGTCGACGAGGCGTTCGAGTACGGCCTCGAGCGCCTCGAGGTCGCACTGGCGAGTCCGGGGCGCTGA